The Clarias gariepinus isolate MV-2021 ecotype Netherlands chromosome 26, CGAR_prim_01v2, whole genome shotgun sequence sequence ATAAACCTATAAATAACTATAAATGTGCTGTCAGTCATGTGTGGAATGTTGTATAGAACACAATGAAACTAGTCCATGTAAAGTAAGCATGATGTCCCTTTTATATATTGACatgttcatataaaaaatatatatttacaaaaatgcataGAAAAAAGTGACATGACATAATTAGACAATAGTGGACATAATGACATAAAATGAAAGCagtctgtatttacattatagGTATGCCTATATAATTCTGTACAATGCACTATCAAAACATATGCAAAGCAAGATTACCTACCTTGACAACAGTCTGTCGAGACTGGTTTTGCTCTtctaaatgtgaaataaaaacaatgttatGAACATGCTTGTTTACAAATGACCCAGCATACAACACACTTTGGAAGACTTTATCACCTGATAGTGAGTATAGAACGCATCCACTCTCTCGCTGTCAAATCTTAGATCTTCGAGGAATGAGCTGTAAGAAGAGGAGACTTTAATGTACATGTGTTATGCACACAGTAAAACCCATAAACACAATAACAACATTATTAACATACCATAGTGTTGACATGTCTGCATTATGTTTTACTCCTTCCAGGATAAATGTTGTCACAGCAATGTGACACTGGTTCAGGAGAGCTTGATCAACATTCTTCAGTTCTGGGTGATCTAAAGGAAACAAAGGCAGATGCTTGACTGTGCAGTTATGGCATTAGGGCACATACATCAAATCAGTTACCAATCTGAAGAATTGCTTgttttgcacattttagtgtttcttTTACTGGTCTTAGACATCTGGTTCAGATAATCATATCATTTGAAGCCATTCTTGGATGCAAGTGATTTAAACTTGACCAATGCTTTAATGTACAGGACAAGGGTTTCTCCAAACAGGACTGGTTACATGTGATCTTTGTTATAGCATAAATAGGTATGCAGATCCTGCtgtttataaatacataaaaatgttttgggcTGTAATGAAGACTGCAATAAATGTTCAATCTATGCAGTCCAGCACAGGCTATGCTCAGCTGGATGTTGTGAGGAATGCTATAGTGATGCATGATGCAGGCTACAtgttagcatgttagcatgatagCATAGCTAATCTCATGCTAGGCTATAAAAGACGGTAAAGAGAGAATCCATAGGAATTTCACACTGACATTTCATCGTGATCTTTCCAACAGTTTGCTCAGTCATTACGTGGATCTAAATAAACAGTCTTTAGCGAAACGGACCAATGCTTATTTCACTTCGTACCCGTTTCAACATGAAGTTCTCGAATACAAAGGGAACAATCGGCTGATCTTACCGAAAACGCTGCTGGATGGAAACGACAGCAGACTGCGGAAGGCCCCTTCAATGAAGACGGTGAATGATTTTAAGTCCAAGTAAGCTGGATCGGCTAGGGTTTGAAGACCCTTTACGACCGAATCTGACAACTCCATTTTGTGCAGGGACGCAAAGCGAACCTCGCGGTCACGTGACCCGATCAGCTGATCTGCAGCAGGTTCCGTTTTATTTTGCGGCTGTGAAtacaaaaggtttaaaaaaattaataaatcataaaattgCGTATGTTCGGACATCACAGCCCAGTGTTGAAATATATCTGATTCTTACATTGTTTTACAAGTCGCACACACGTCCAGTAAATATACACATTAACGTTAACATCAAACTAGTTA is a genomic window containing:
- the commd3 gene encoding COMM domain-containing protein 3, which gives rise to MELSDSVVKGLQTLADPAYLDLKSFTVFIEGAFRSLLSFPSSSVFDHPELKNVDQALLNQCHIAVTTFILEGVKHNADMSTLCSFLEDLRFDSERVDAFYTHYQKSKTSLDRLLSSIDRCPPHITNVSWRLDYCIKNSHVHKVNQPSYLISFKTETGGNNETSSEQNFNCTLEQLQDLVGKLKDAAKSVERATQL